GATGGTGGGAGAAGGGAAAAGACACGCCCGAATTTGACAGCGTTCTCCGCAAGGGAGAAGCGGTTTTTGCCCACACCGGGACCGCCGCCGCCGCCGCCATGTGACCGGCCCGCCCCGGGGATGGTATACTTTTCCAGAGGAACAAATTGTCATGCTGTGCCAGAGGTGTCACACGAATCCAGCCACGGTGAAGTACACCGAGGTGGTGGACGGCAAGGTGGTCCACCAGGACCTCTGCCCGGGGTGTCTCGCCCGTTATGAGGGGGACGCCACGTCCGCCTTTTCGCTGGATGTGCCGAAGCCGACGGCGGCGCGGCGGCGGGGCCATTCGGCGGCGGGGCGCGGTCCGCGCCACACGCGCCGCACGTGCCCCTCGTGCGGTGCGGCGCTGGACCGCATCATTGAAACGGCGACGGCGGGCTGCGCGGCGTGCTACCGGCATTTCGGGCAGGACATCGAGTCGGCGCTGGAGGGGATGCAGCACGGC
This region of Candidatus Hydrogenedentota bacterium genomic DNA includes:
- a CDS encoding UvrB/UvrC motif-containing protein is translated as MLCQRCHTNPATVKYTEVVDGKVVHQDLCPGCLARYEGDATSAFSLDVPKPTAARRRGHSAAGRGPRHTRRTCPSCGAALDRIIETATAGCAACYRHFGQDIESALEGMQHGPHHRGKTPGVDDTRARLHTDLQNKRALMRSMLSVENYEEAAVVRDEIKRLEAGLSLSERGAD